Genomic segment of Murdochiella vaginalis:
ATGTGCTGCGCGGTTTGGCGGCAACGCCGCAAACGATCGAAGTCACGGGTCCTCGTTCTTTGGTGGAACGTGTGGCGAATGTCAACGTCGTTATCAATCTGAACGGATTGACAGCGGATACCTCGGCAAACCTGCAGGTACATCCGGTCGATCAGAACGGAAACGCTGTGGACGGAATTGATCTCTCCCTGTCCTCCGTCAATGTGAGCGCGACGATTTCCAAGCAAAAAGAAGTTCCCGTACAGCTGCAATGGGCAGCGGCCAAAGGTCAGGAACCGAAGGTGCGCCTGCGACAAGCGACCATTACGCCCAACACGGTGTTGGTCATGGGAAAAACGGCGGATATTGATAAGCTTAATGCGATTTCTACACAACCGTTGGATCTGAATAAAATGACCAAAGACGGCCCTATTCCCGTGACGCTCCAATATCCGGACGGCATTACGCCGGTAAATGATAAGCTGGAATATAAAGCGCAGATTACCCTCGATGTGCGAGAAGAGCGCACCTTTTCCGTGAATGTGGATCGCATTCAATCTAAAAATGGAGGCGCTTTAAAAGCACGCCCTGCGGGCGATGTGAGGGCCATCTCCCTGCGTCTTGAAGGCTACAAAAACGATTTGGATGCGCTGCACGAGTCGGACCTGGTGATCAGCGCCGATCTCGGCGGCGCCGGCACAGGCTTGCAGACCTTGCCGTTGGAAGTAAGTCTGCCCAAAGACATTGTGCTCAAGGAAATTAAGCCGGCACAATTGTTGATGACGGTGGAATAAAATATGCGAATTAGAGGATCTTGAGCGTACCGGCAAAGACTTCGCTGTCGACATAGAGGGTGGTTGCCATCTCGCTATTTTCCGAGCGCTCCTGTGAGGAATAGTAATGTTTGCCGTTGACGATGACATGCCAATCGGCGGGAACCTGCAGCGTCAATTCCCCAAACTGTACGTTTGCGTTGATCCGGACGTTATTATCGAGGGAAAGTACGTTTTTCAGGTCAATGGTCACCGAAGAAAAGACCACCTCGATATCTCCACCGGAAAAGGAATCGGAACGGTATACGCGATGGGCATCGGCAAAAAGAAAGCGATCGTTGAGAACATCGCGTTCTTCATAGCCGTACGTTGCATTTCCCCGTACGTTCTCTTCCGAAAAAACGGTTTCGCCATAGACCATTTTTTTCTGCGAAAAACGGTTGACAATGCGGCGTAAGCCTAACAGAATCAAGCCGATGGCAATGAGAATGAGCAAGATATCGCCACGGAAGAGGCCGAGATGGTATCCTTGTAAAATCGCACCGAGTGCAATCAAAAACAGCGGAAAATTGTGCCATTGTTTATCGTTTAGCAGGCGCAATACACCATAGAGAATGAGAAGGGTTGGCCAATAGAGACCAAACAGCGAGAAGAAGCTTCCGCCGAACAGCTGCGTCAGCAGGATGAGCGTGCCGATGCCGAATAGTAAAATACCTAGAATCATAATTGCCCTTTCTGTATTGCATTTCCCGGAAGAGGCGAAAATGTCATAACCGGAAAGTAGGAGTCCTTTCCGTAACAGAATAGAGATCGAATTTGTCGGCATTGTGAAGGCGTTCATGCGCCGGTCACAGGGGATCGAAGCGGGTTCAAACCCGGGCGGTAAGAGCCCGCCGAAAAACAGGAGGAAAGCATGTCCCAGGTTCATGTACGATTTGCACCGAGCCCTACAGGCTATTTACACATCGGAGGGCTTCGCACGGCTTTATTTAATTATCTGTATGCCCGCCACCACGGCGGCCGTTTTATTCTGCGTATCGAGGATACGGATCGCACCCGTTTCGTGCCGGATGCGTTAGAGAATCTTCTGCGGGTGTTGCATTGGGCAGGCTTGGAAAATGACGAAGGTCCCTTCTTAGATGGCGACCATATTTCCGAAAAAGGAGAGCATGGCCCCTATATTCAATCGCATCGTCATGAACAGGGTCTGTACCGCCGCTATGCGGAACAGTTGATCGAAAAGGGACAAGCTTACTACTGTTTCTGCTCCAAAGAGCGTCTGGATGCGGTTCGCGACGCCATGAAGGAAAGAGGAGAGACGCCGCGCTATGACGGACATTGCCGCGATCTTTCCCCGGAAGAAGTGCAAAAGCATCTGGATGCAGGCGAAGAATACGTCATTCGTATGAAGCTGCCGCGCAACCGGGACATCACGTTTCATGATGCCATCAAAGGAGATATCACCTTTAATACAGATGAATTGGATGACCAGGTACTGATTAAGTCGGACGGCTTTCCGACCTATCATTTTGCGGTCGTGCTGGATGACCATCTGATGGGCGTGACGCATATTGTTCGCGGGGAAGAGTGGATTTCCTCCACACCGAAGCATGTTCTGCTGTATCAGAACTTCGGATGGGAGGAACCCACGTATGTGCATTTGCCGACGGTGCTCGGGGAAGACCACAAGAAACTCTCCAAACGAAACGGTGATGCGGCAGTCGAGCAGTATATTGCAAAGGGTTATCTGCCGGAGGCACTCATTAACTACATTGCGCTTTTGGGGTGGTCGCCGAAGGGCAACGAGGAAATTCTTTCCCGTGAGGAGCTCATTCAGGAATTCGACTTTGATCGCATTTCTTCGACCGGCGGCATTTTCGACGTAAAAAAGCTAAACTGGATGAACGGCGAGTACATCAAGGCCATGCCTGTGGATAAGGTCGTTCAAGCCATGCGGCCTTTTTTGGAAAAAGAGGGGCTTATTGACGAGCATACCGATGACGAGAAGCTATACCGGGTTGCTGCCTTGTATCAGAACCGCGTGGAGTATTTTCAGCAGTTTCCGGATCTGACGCGCCATCTCTTTGTGACGGCGGATGCGTTGGTTTATGAAGAGGACGCGAAAGCCGTTCTTTCTACTCCGGAGGCGAAGGCCCTGGTTACTCTTTTTGCAGATAAGGTACGCGCCGAATCGAGCATGACCGAAGAATTTGCGAACAGCGTGGTCAAGACCATCCAAACCGAAACGGGAATCAAAGGGAAAAACTTATGGTTTCCGATTCGCGCGGCGGTCGTTGGAGCCACCTCCGGACCGGATTTTGGCCAGACCCTCCTCATTTTGGGTCGCGATGAAGTGCTTGCACGTCTGGAACGTACGCTTGCGGGAAAGGAAAACGCATGAAAATTTATAATACGCTGACGAGACGAAAAGAGGAATTTGTTCCTCTGGAAAAGGGCAAGGTACGCATGTATGTTTGCGGGCCGACCGTTTATGATTTTATTCACATTGGAAATGCGCGGCCGCTCGTCGTCTTCGATACGCTGCATCGTTTTTTGTGCTGGCAAGGCTATGACGTGCAGTACGTGGTGAATTTTACGGACATCGACGACAAGATCATCAATCGGGCCAACGACGAAGGCGTGCCCTTTACCGACATTACCGCGAAATACATTGCGGCTTTTATGGAGCAGGCGCAGCAGCTGAATTTACTGGAGGAAGAAACCATTCATCCGCGCGCCACGGAGATGATTGAACCCATCATCGCCTTTGTGCAGGGACTCATTGACAAGGGCGCCGCCTACGATGCTGAGGATGCCGTGTATTTTGATGTATCTAAAGCCAGAGACTATGGTAAACTTTCCGGCAAAAAAATCGAGGATCTGGTTGCTGGCGCGCGCATTCGCGTAAACGAAGCCAAGCGTGATCCGCTGGATTTTGCCTTGTGGAAAAAGCAGAAAGACAGCAAGGAACCGGCATGGGAAAGCCCCTGGGGGCCGGGACGTCCGGGCTGGCATATCGAGTGTTCCACGATGTCCAAGACGTTATTGGGCGAAACCATCGACATTCATGCCGGCGGCAGCGATCTGGAATTTCCGCATCATGAAAATGAAATTGCGCAAACCGAGACGCTGACGGATCATCCCTTTGCCCGCTATTGGATGCATAATGAAATGATTACCGTATCCGCTGCGGACGGAGCGCATGAAAAAATGTCCAAATCCAAAGGCAACTTTTTCATGCTCAAGGACATTGCCGAAACCTATGACCTCATATTGGTGCGGCTGTGGTTACTTTCGGCCCATTACCGCTCACCCATTAACTTCTCGCGTGAGGTCATGGAAGCCACGAAAAACGGCTATGAGCGCCTGATGAACGGCAAACACAATTTAGAGCGGCTGTTGGCGCACAACAGCGAGGCGGAACCGACCGAAGCGGAGCGGAAGCTTCTTGTAGCGGTGATCGAAGAGGAAGATGCCTTCACAAATGCGTTGGCGGATGATCTCAATACGGCGGATGCGCTGACTGCAATTTATGAGATTGTTCGGATGGCCAACAGTACGCTGAACGAAGAAAGCGCGAAGGGGACGGTGGAACGGGTCTATCGGAAGCTTCTCGAGCTTTTGAACGTGCTTGGCATTGCGGATCACAGCGCTATGGATGTTTTGGATGAAGAGGTGGAACGCAAGATTGCGGAGCGAGAGGAAGCGCGAAAGGCGAAAGACTTTGCAAAGGCGGATGCGATTCGCGATGAACTTGCAGCAAAGGGTATTTTACTGAAAGATACGCGAACGGGCGTGACTTGGACCAGGGAATAGAGGGAACATGAGCGATTATATTTTTGGCCGCAATGCGGTATTGGAACACTTAAAAAGCGGCAATGAGGCTGAAAAACTGTATGTCCAAAAGGGCAAGCTACAGGGCGTGGTGCATCGCATCATTGCCATGGCCAAAGACGCCAAACTTCCGGTTATTGAAGTGGATCAGAATAAGCTGGATCGCATGACGGAAGGTGGCAATCACCAGGGTGTGGCTCTTCTGGCGACAGATTTTGCGTATGCCGAAGTGGAGGATATTTTACAGTCGGCTGCGAATGCGGGCCATGCGCCCTTCGTGATTTTGCTGGATGAGCTGACCGATCCGCATAATGTGGGCGCCATCATCCGCAGTGCGGCCTGTTTCGGGGCGGACGGGGTGCTTTTGCCGAAGCGCCGTGCAGCGACGGTGACATCCATCGTGCAGAAGGTTGCCTCGGGGGCCACCAACTACGTGAAGATTGCCAAGATCAATAACGTGAATCAAACGATTGATGAGCTGAAGAAAGCTAATATCTGGGTGTATGGTGCGGCGGCGGAAGCCCAGCAAACGATATGGAAAACCGATTTTTCTGGCGGTGTCTGTCTGGTGATCGGCAACGAAGGCAAGGGCCTTAGTGAATTGACGCGCAAGAAATGCGACGTGCTGGTATCCATTCCGATGGTCGGTCCCATGGACAGCTTGAATGCCTCCTGTGCGGCGACGGTGCTCATGGCGGAAGTGCTGCGCGGTCGTGCGAATAGTAATACGCAAGGTGATCAGGCATGAGTGCGTTGCTGACGGCCGATCCTCTGGTGGAGGAGCGCCCGTTTACCATTCCTTTTCATGATCCGGTGCATATCCGCCTGGCCATCCATGCTCGCGGAGCAGCCTGCAAGACGCCGGATGCGTATTATCTGGTTTTAATCGGCCTATTCAAGCTACTCCGGGATCTTTCGGTGCTCTCCTTTCGACACAGTCTCGAAAAGGACGGGTTGGTGTTCTCGCTCTCGGTACGCGAAAGCCGTAGCGTCGTGCGTAGCTACTTGGCGGAGACCAAAAAGTTTCACGTCCTGGGGGATGCCTGGGATCTCGTATTGATTGACGGTGCTCGGGTTTCAACTGTACCGGGAAATGGGCGAACAACGCCTCCTCTATCAGCGGAAATGTTACACCTTTTAGCTTCGCAACATCGCGGCATGGGATCTCGTCCGCTGCGCTTTTCCCGTTATTTCCTATCGTCCGCCCTGTTACCGTATACACGTCGCTGCACCTATGGCTGTGCATGCATGGATGCGGAGGACAGTCGCGGCAAGGTGAATTTTTATCATGTTGTGCAGGGGTTGGAATTGCTGCAGCGTAGCTTTTCAAGCCTTGATTTTTCCAATATTTCTTCCACCCATGAGTTGCACATCGTTGCCGATCCGCTGGCAAAAGCGTTGCAACAAATCGGCAGAACGCCCGACTTTTTTGCCGAAGAGCTGTTTCCGGCGTTGCTATTAGCATGCCTTTATGAACAAAAAGTGCCTCTTTCCGCTATGGAAGAGGCACTGATGCGTTTATCGCCGGCTTCTACGGAAGAAGGCTCGCATGGCCAACGCCTGTTGTGGCTACGCGATTTGCTTGGTACCGATCCGGATGCACTCTCCGATCCGGATGCGTTCAGCCTTTTCTTGCTGGCCCACATAGTGGATGCCACCACGAGACGAGAGATGAGCGAAGAGCAGTATCGCGAAGT
This window contains:
- a CDS encoding YbbR-like domain-containing protein, translating into MKLLKHNWQWKLTSLIIGILMWSYITAGVNPTQSATLSDIPIRIINQDVLDEKQLKITEMEFAQTSLRILGKRNDIGSLDRNYVTASIDAGTLKEGTQSVSIRYTVPANMVINEAANDRMQVHVEKVITKSRNVTIKETGALADKYVLRGLAATPQTIEVTGPRSLVERVANVNVVINLNGLTADTSANLQVHPVDQNGNAVDGIDLSLSSVNVSATISKQKEVPVQLQWAAAKGQEPKVRLRQATITPNTVLVMGKTADIDKLNAISTQPLDLNKMTKDGPIPVTLQYPDGITPVNDKLEYKAQITLDVREERTFSVNVDRIQSKNGGALKARPAGDVRAISLRLEGYKNDLDALHESDLVISADLGGAGTGLQTLPLEVSLPKDIVLKEIKPAQLLMTVE
- a CDS encoding LiaF transmembrane domain-containing protein, producing MILGILLFGIGTLILLTQLFGGSFFSLFGLYWPTLLILYGVLRLLNDKQWHNFPLFLIALGAILQGYHLGLFRGDILLILIAIGLILLGLRRIVNRFSQKKMVYGETVFSEENVRGNATYGYEERDVLNDRFLFADAHRVYRSDSFSGGDIEVVFSSVTIDLKNVLSLDNNVRINANVQFGELTLQVPADWHVIVNGKHYYSSQERSENSEMATTLYVDSEVFAGTLKIL
- the gltX gene encoding glutamate--tRNA ligase — translated: MSQVHVRFAPSPTGYLHIGGLRTALFNYLYARHHGGRFILRIEDTDRTRFVPDALENLLRVLHWAGLENDEGPFLDGDHISEKGEHGPYIQSHRHEQGLYRRYAEQLIEKGQAYYCFCSKERLDAVRDAMKERGETPRYDGHCRDLSPEEVQKHLDAGEEYVIRMKLPRNRDITFHDAIKGDITFNTDELDDQVLIKSDGFPTYHFAVVLDDHLMGVTHIVRGEEWISSTPKHVLLYQNFGWEEPTYVHLPTVLGEDHKKLSKRNGDAAVEQYIAKGYLPEALINYIALLGWSPKGNEEILSREELIQEFDFDRISSTGGIFDVKKLNWMNGEYIKAMPVDKVVQAMRPFLEKEGLIDEHTDDEKLYRVAALYQNRVEYFQQFPDLTRHLFVTADALVYEEDAKAVLSTPEAKALVTLFADKVRAESSMTEEFANSVVKTIQTETGIKGKNLWFPIRAAVVGATSGPDFGQTLLILGRDEVLARLERTLAGKENA
- the cysS gene encoding cysteine--tRNA ligase; translated protein: MKIYNTLTRRKEEFVPLEKGKVRMYVCGPTVYDFIHIGNARPLVVFDTLHRFLCWQGYDVQYVVNFTDIDDKIINRANDEGVPFTDITAKYIAAFMEQAQQLNLLEEETIHPRATEMIEPIIAFVQGLIDKGAAYDAEDAVYFDVSKARDYGKLSGKKIEDLVAGARIRVNEAKRDPLDFALWKKQKDSKEPAWESPWGPGRPGWHIECSTMSKTLLGETIDIHAGGSDLEFPHHENEIAQTETLTDHPFARYWMHNEMITVSAADGAHEKMSKSKGNFFMLKDIAETYDLILVRLWLLSAHYRSPINFSREVMEATKNGYERLMNGKHNLERLLAHNSEAEPTEAERKLLVAVIEEEDAFTNALADDLNTADALTAIYEIVRMANSTLNEESAKGTVERVYRKLLELLNVLGIADHSAMDVLDEEVERKIAEREEARKAKDFAKADAIRDELAAKGILLKDTRTGVTWTRE
- the rlmB gene encoding 23S rRNA (guanosine(2251)-2'-O)-methyltransferase RlmB, giving the protein MSDYIFGRNAVLEHLKSGNEAEKLYVQKGKLQGVVHRIIAMAKDAKLPVIEVDQNKLDRMTEGGNHQGVALLATDFAYAEVEDILQSAANAGHAPFVILLDELTDPHNVGAIIRSAACFGADGVLLPKRRAATVTSIVQKVASGATNYVKIAKINNVNQTIDELKKANIWVYGAAAEAQQTIWKTDFSGGVCLVIGNEGKGLSELTRKKCDVLVSIPMVGPMDSLNASCAATVLMAEVLRGRANSNTQGDQA